A segment of the Cutaneotrichosporon cavernicola HIS019 DNA, chromosome: 6 genome:
gggatcgcgagctcggcccgCGTCGGGAGGGTGGGGATCGGgagtggggttgggagggcGGTGACGGGCGGTCCTGGGGCAGCCGGCGAGGCTGGCGTGTTTCCTCTCTGCTTTACAGTAGATGGCGAGTAGGAAGCGTGTCGCGCAGCGAGGAAAGGTGGAGGTGTCCACTGCGTCTCTTTGCGTGAATCCAACTCCATGACAGACTGGGCTGCCTTGCCCTGAGAATAAAAGGCTTTGCGGCGGGCAGCAATGGATTGGGGCTTGCCGATGGCGCCGAGTCCGTCGGCAGCTGCACtcttgagcttggcaatGGCGCGTGCTTCAGCAAGCGTTGTTGCCTGCGCGACGAATTCCTTGTGTGGTTCATCCACCAGCAACGAATATGTCGAGGGAATGATGAGGGAATGGCGGGCCGCAGGGCTGCTCGCGAcccgaggcggaggagagtATTCCAATTCGGCCTCAGTGATGCGCGGCACGGCCTTGCGCGGAACCTTGCGGACAGCCGAGGGGTCGAGGCCTTTGTGTCTCCGCAAACGCTGAGATTCCATGTCGAGTTGTTTGGCGGCTGCGCGGAGGCGCATCAGTTCATCGAGGCTCGTGGGCTTTGAGAGCGCGTCCAAGCTCTCGCTAACGAAAAGCAAACgggtcggcgtcgagggcgatgaACTCGACGCTGTGTTCACGCTGTCTCTACCGAAGCTGCCGGCTCTCGAAGAGAGTGAGTCTTCTGATCCGCGTGTGACGACTTGGGCGAGCTGGACTGGCGCCGTACGAAGCTTGGGAAGGGGAACAGACATGCCAAGTCCATGTACCTGGAGATCGGCaaagggaggagagaggcTAGGGGTTAAAGGCATCTCGTCTTCACCagacgaagaggagagcgagCCCGAGTTGGAAGTACGACGGCTCCCGAAAGCTGGAGGCGCCATTGTGGAtgttgtcgaggtcgagggaCGCATGGCAAACGACGatggtgggaggggagggacAGCCGGCGCGTTGTCGTGGTTTGGCGCGATGGGCCTTGCCCAGTTTACCGATCCCTTTGAGTTTGTCAACTGGACTGATCTGCGATTCTTCCGGTCCCGGTCAAGGACTGGTGGTTGGGCTAGTGAAACgtgacggcgaggtggtggtgcgcTGAGACGTGCACGCGACTTGTTAACGAACGAGGTGGGTGAGGATGgtgaagacgacgaggccgtaTGTGTGGTGGGAGAGTTGAGAGAGTAGGACATGGTCATGGGATAGATATGATTTGAagaatgagaatgagaatggCGGGCTGGGCTGGAAAGGGTTGGAAAGGGGCACGGCAGAGGGTGATAGGAACGGCGGGTTAAGTGTGTGATGTGAGTTGTGCCTGCCGAAAGCCTGTCGACGCGACGGAGAGAATGACGAGATGACAAGATGACGAGATGACGAGAAAAACATCTACACCAGAGGCTGGTTAGTTTGTATATGTACTCTTTGCCACTGCGCGTGATGCCTGTTTGATGATGAGAGATCGACGGTGGCGCCGTCATGAATGTTCCTGAACGCCGCGTCCCATCCTAACCGTGTCTCACCCTCCTGTATATCGCTCCCGAGACCAGAAGGGATGCAACAGTCTACAGTCTACGGTCTACAGTCTATGGGCTTGGAGCTTGGAGCAAGCCAGTTGCAGAGATGGCGGGAAGCGGGACTCTACCCGGCCTTGTGTATCCTTGGACATTCTGCCTCCCTGATTTTAGCTTAATTGGTGCGACGCCATTGCTGCTCAAACGCATGCTTATTCCCTGTATGACCTGTACCCTGTTGTGCCTTTTCCCTGCAATCACAATCTCtcaccccacccaccccactcCAGGAAAGCAAGCTTGGCATCGGCACGGGAACGCGCTATACATTCGCATCCCGGCGGGACGCACGCGGTATGTTATTGTACTAGTACTTAACGGGCTGGATTAGTTGTGCATGACGTGGACAGAACTGTCGACTCAAAGTCTGTAATTTTGCTCCTTGCTCCTTCATAAAGGGGACACCAACTGGTCAGGGATATCGATGGCACATTGTCCAGGCACTGGCTCATCTCACGTCTCGGATCTCCGGACAGTATACAACTTTGTTTCGTTCGGACAAGCGCGCCCCATTGAACCGTacctgcgccgccgtcatGAATCAACGCCATCCAAGGCCACAAGCTCGCGCCACAAAGTCATCTGACCCACCGAACAACTTTAGAACACGTCCGCGTCGGAAATGCACTCCTGCTGACTCGATAACGAAAATCTGACAACAGGCTGGAAGGGTTCTCTCAGAGTCAGCCGAGTGAAGAGGACAGTTTACGTCCGTccacaccacacccacGCACACCATAGTCTCATGTTGGAATAAGGAAACAACATGTTCCAGTAAGACGCGGTGGGCAGACTCTACGTCACGCACTGCTGCTCTGCTCAggtgtcgacgacgacctaAATGACTACTCCTCATGCATGTTGGGAAATAGGAATAAGGTGTTCCCGCTGTGAGACGCGACTTGGGAGGGACGCGAGCCAGGAACAGTGCCGAATGCTATCCTAAGGTGGCCCAGTTTTCACAGCTATACTAGGCGCTGGTGAAGGCTGCAATTCATCCATTGTTCCTCCAGCTCACGAGATATGATAAAAAAACCCATCCCAAAGATGTGGGAGGCAGCACAACATTGGCGACATGGGCCTAGCAGTTCCGACGTTCCGACTGTTCCAGGCGTGTCATTGCAGTTCACATCCGCCGGAACCAGGCTCAGACGCAAATTCAGGTGGTCGTCATGGCCTCGGTGCCTCATTCCCATTTGTGACTATCCGTGTTGATTGGGGTGCATGTTGAGCGCTGGATGCGCGTTGGGTGCATGCAGCCCCGTAATGAGCCAGTGAGAGGTTGGCGTGCTGTGACGAAGCACTTCCAAAGTTGGCTGACAGCTCTCTTCATGGACGACAGTATGAACCATACTGAGATTTCATCCTGGGGGTTATGATTGCCGCTGTACAAGGCCAGAGCAGGGTGCTGTGACAGCATGGAGAATCCACATTGGTCACCCGACGGTTCAATCGGGTCCAGAGACATGTCACCTGAGTTGAGAACCTCCCAGAGCCCCTTCATCAAACCTCCCTGCCAATAGGACGGATCGACTTGGCCGGTTGCTACCTGATACGGTTGTCCGAGTGAGCCTTGAGGACGTCTTGAGGCGGTACATCCTGTTACATCCCCTGGACTCAAAAGCCTCGAACAAGCTTCCAGTTGAATGGTAACCGCGTCGAATGTCCAATGGACGGTTTCGAAACGCGGAAAGGACGCGACTAATTGTTCTCGAATCCCAACTGACAAGCACTAGTCCGGTCGGTAGTCAAGCATAATCGCGTCCGAACCGTCCGAACGCGCCGTCTCCAACGTCTCATGTTTGACATGTTTGACACCAACTATGGTGCTCACGACATATTTAAACCGACCTAGACCCAGCCTGATCCTTCATCCAAAGCAACACCATGCTGCTCAGaaacctcctcctcctcccgctgGCGCTGGTCGTCGCCCACCCAGCACCCGCAGACATATCCGTCGATCTGGACAAGGCGCGGGACGAATTCCTCACTCCACCCCATTCCCTGTCCATTCGTGCGGTGGGCGACCTCGGTGCCGGTGCGTTTGGCGGTGACGGTGCGGGTAAATCTCGTATCACGGCAGTACAGCATCTCCTTGGCGCAAAGGGCCACCCTGTCGGTGTAGATGGTCTCTGGGGTCCCGAGTCGTCTGGCGCCGTCACGGCGTTCCAGGGTGGTGCCGGTTTATCAGCGGATGGTATTCCTGGCCCAGCGACActcggcgccctcgtcgaccagaTCAGCCAGGGATCTACCGGCGGCGTCGTTAGTGCCGCCCAAGTCCTTCTTGCCGTGGAGGCCGATGGGGATTTCGGACCCGCCACGAATACGGCTACAACCACATTCCAGAGTGGGAAGGGGTTGACGGCCGATGGCATAATTGGGAGGGATACTTGGACCGCCCTATTTTCTACTTCTGCTCCTCCAAAATCTCTTCCTCCAAATGACCCGCCGGCCAAGGACCCCCCGTCCAAGTCGACCCCGAAAGCGGTCCTGGCGGGCGCCGCGCGCTTGCTcacggacgacgagctAAAATCGTTACGCGACCCTGGGCGATACGCTGCGTGAGTCATGATAGTGCTTGGATTTGACACCAGTGCGGCATACTGTAAGCCGGAAGGATGGAACGACTGGTCTTGCCACAAATGCGTTAATGGACCGCCGTTCACAAAGTTTTACGCCagaggtggtggcggctTTATCCCGGAATGTGCGTATTAACAAGTACAAACGCTGACGACAGGGTATGTCATTGGGAACGGCGCGTCCGTGGTCGTTGGCATCCGTGGCTCCGAGGGCTTGACATGGGTAGACAACTTCGTTGCGTACCTCAAGCCCGTCAGCAAGTCGCCCGACTGGTTCCCTGGTGGCCAAGACCTGTCCCTACATGGAGGTTTCTACGACTCGTtctccatcatcatccCGGCCATCACCCTGGCAGTCAAGGTCGCCCTTTCCGAGAACAAAGGGCAGATCCTTGTTAGTGGCCACTCGCAGGGTGCTGCCCTGGCGACGTTGGTCGCGACGTCATTACAGGCTCGTCTGGATGCGACGGTCACTTTGAGAGCCTtttcccctcctcgccaaggtAACCCCGCGTGGGCCAAATACGTCGATGCCACACTTGGCAATCGCGTATGGCGCCTCACTAACAATAACGACATGGTCACAAACCTCCCACTTATGGGTATGGGGTATCGCCACACCAGCGGAGAAGTTTGGCGTACCATTGATGGACAGTGGATCTTGTGTTATGGCCAGGAGAGCCCTTGGTGCGGCATGGGCAAGGATGCCGTTCCCAGAGGTATTGAGAGCCATACAGGACCGTTCCCGCCCAACATCATGATGgggtgcggcggcgaaAAATGATGCATCTGAAGACGTTCAAGAACCTGATAGTGCGCTTGTGACATATGCCTGGCAATACAAGGGGGCAGAAATGATGCACTTATAGAAAAAAAGCGGGCCCTCGGCCTTCAGAACATAGCTTGGATTTGCTATTAAGAATGGAGGGCTGGATCGAGATCGAGAGGCTTAAAGTGCCAGAAGCAGTACATGTTCGACTCAGTTCCGACAACCCCAAGTCTGATGGTGGCATTGTGGCATTGTGGCATTGTGGCGCCGATCGTACTTGGCTCTCAACTTGGCACTAAGTTCTTAAGTTTGGCGATCACAGCTCTCTGCGCCTCGTATTCACTGCTGTCCGGCTTCCGGTTTCTTGGCCGCCGTGGTCTGGAGCGTCTGCGCTACCATTTCAGCAGAGAGAATGGGCCGCACTACAGCCCACAAGCCCGCACCACAACCGCACCCGCAACCGGTTGAACATCTATGTTACGAGCCTAGAGCCCAATGAAGTGTCCATGGCATAGCCTAGATAATATATGATCGCCCCTCTAAACAGAAACATAAAAATATCCGGTCCTAAAACGTGAAGCGCGTAGTTAAGAGCGGCcctgggtggtggtgatcGTCTTGCTGACAGTGGTGAGGACAGTGGAAGTGGAGCAGGGCGGCTTTGTGGAGGTCAACGTTGTGGTAACCTTGTTGGTGATAGTGCTGCCACAAGCAGTCTCGGTCTTGGTCTTGGTAGAAGTCGTAGTCGTGGGCTTGCAAGAGGTCACCTTGACTGTGGAAGTCACGCACGGCTTGGTCGTCTTAGAGACAGTCGTCCAGATCGTGGTAACGGTGGGGGTGCACGATGGCTTAGGCTTCACTTCAGGGGTCCAGCCGGCGCCGTAGGTACGCTTCTTGGCCACAACACCGGGGACACGGAGGGGGAGGCCGCGCTGGAGGCGCTCCGCGTTGGTGAGGTCGCGCTCAACCGCTCCGGTTTCAGCGGCACGCTTACCCTGCGGCTGGTATTGGGTGTAGGTCT
Coding sequences within it:
- the pdcA gene encoding uncharacterized protein (Peptidoglycan-binding domain 1 protein) yields the protein MLLRNLLLLPLALVVAHPAPADISVDLDKARDEFLTPPHSLSIRAVGDLGAGAFGGDGAGKSRITAVQHLLGAKGHPVGVDGLWGPESSGAVTAFQGGAGLSADGIPGPATLGALVDQISQGSTGGVVSAAQVLLAVEADGDFGPATNTATTTFQSGKGLTADGIIGRDTWTALFSTSAPPKSLPPNDPPAKDPPSKSTPKAVLAGAARLLTDDELKSLRDPGRYAAAAYCKPEGWNDWSCHKCVNGPPFTKFYARGGGGFIPEWYVIGNGASVVVGIRGSEGLTWVDNFVAYLKPVSKSPDWFPGGQDLSLHGGFYDSFSIIIPAITLAVKVALSENKGQILVSGHSQGAALATLVATSLQARLDATVTLRAFSPPRQGNPAWAKYVDATLGNRVWRLTNNNDMVTNLPLMGMGYRHTSGEVWRTIDGQWILCYGQESPWCGMGKDAVPRGIESHTGPFPPNIMMGCGGEK